The following coding sequences lie in one Vidua chalybeata isolate OUT-0048 chromosome 16, bVidCha1 merged haplotype, whole genome shotgun sequence genomic window:
- the LOC128796304 gene encoding circumsporozoite protein-like, translating to MSPKGRCGRGAPSELCPGLPGPAGAQSPAIPRDQPCGSAEPGHPSGSALRERRARPSLGISPAGAQSPAIPRDQPYGSAEPGHPSGSALRERRARPSLGISPAGAQSPAIPRDQPCGSRDSRPSLGISPAGAEIPGHPSGSALREQRFPAIPRDQPCGSRDSRPSLGISPAGAEIPGHPSGSALREQRFPAIPRDQPCGSAAPAAIPWGELGLFVLLRGAAEPQSTDIST from the exons ATGTCCCCTAAGGGCCGGTGCGGCCGTGGAGCCCCCTCAGAGCTGTGCCCGGGACTGCCCGGCCCTGCGGGAGCGCAGAGCCCGGCCATCCCTCGGGATCAGCCCTGCGGGAGCGCAGAGCCCGGCCATCCCTCGGGATCAGCCCTACGGGAGCGCAGAGCCCGGCCATCCCTCGGGATCAGCCCTGCGGGAGCGCAGAGCCCGGCCATCCCTCGGGATCAGCCCTACGGGAGCGCAGAGCCCGGCCATCCCTCGGGATCAGCCCTGCGGGAGCGCAGAGCCCGGCCATCCCTCGGGATCAGCCCTGCGGGAGCGCAGAGCCCGGCCATCCCTCGGGATCAGCCCTGCGGGAGCAGAGATTCCCGGCCATCCCTCGGGATCAGCCCTGCGGGAGCAGAGATTCCCGGCCATCCCTCGGGATCAGCCCTGCGGGAGCAGAGATTCCCGGCCATCCCTCGGGATCAGCCCTGCGGGAGCAGAGATTCCCGGCCATCCCTCGGGATCAGCCCTGCGGGAGCAGAGATTCCCGGCCATCCCTCGGGATCAGCCCTGCGGGAGCAGAGATTCCCGGCCATCCCTCGGGATCAGCCCTGCGGGAGcgcagcccctgctgccatcccttgGGGTGAACTCGGCCTGTTCGTGCTGCTCCGCGGAGCTGCTGAGCCCCAG AGCACTGACATTTCAACATGA